A genome region from Triticum aestivum cultivar Chinese Spring chromosome 2B, IWGSC CS RefSeq v2.1, whole genome shotgun sequence includes the following:
- the LOC123040517 gene encoding sex determination protein tasselseed-2 yields the protein MTALDFMPADKAPQAGSVALGVTNNNAAAAAAVPAQQQQHRRLEGKVAIVTGGAHGIGEAIVRAFVRHGARVVIADIDAAAGEALAAALGGACCSYVHCDVSVEADVERAVGVCVARHGRLDVLCNNAGVLGRQAPPAGVGAKSGGIASLDAAEFDRVLRVNTLGAALGMKHAARAMLQRRGGGGGGSIVSVASVAGVLGGMGPHAYTASKHALVGLTKNAACELGEHGIRVNCVSPFGVATPMLVNAWRHGHHGEDEEEGALPAPVSAEEVEKAEEMVRGMATLKGPTLRAGDIAEAALFLASDESRYVSGHNLVVDGGVTTSRNVIGL from the coding sequence ATGACCGCTCTCGACTTCATGCCCGCCGACAAGGCCCCCCAAGCCGGCAGCGTCGCACTCGGCGTCACCAACAAcaatgccgccgccgctgccgccgtgccggcgcagcagcagcagcacaggaGGCTCGAGGGGAAGGTGGCCATCGTCACCGGCGGGGCGCACGGGATCGGGGAGGCGATCGTGCGCGCGTTCGTCCGGCACGGCGCGCGCGTGGTGATTGCCGACATCGACGCAGCGGCCGGGGAGGCGCTGGCGGCCGCGCTGGGCGGCGCCTGCTGCAGCTACGTGCACTGCGACGTGTCGGTGGAGGCCGACGTGGAGCGCGCCGTCGGGGTCTGCGTGGCGCGGCACGGGCGACTGGACGTTCTCTGCAACAACGCCGGCGTGCTGGGACGGCAAGCCCCGCCAGCGGGCGTGGGCGCCAAGAGCGGGGGCATCGCGTCCCTGGACGCCGCCGAGTTCGACCGCGTGCTGCGCGTGAACACGCTCGGCGCGGCCCTCGGCATGAAGCACGCGGCGCGGGCCATGCTGCAgcgccgcggcggcggtggcggcgggagcATCGTGTCGGTGGCGAGCGTGGCCGGCGTGCTCGGCGGGATGGGCCCGCACGCGTACACGGCCTCGAAGCACGCGCTGGTGGGGCTGACCAAGAACGCGGCCTGTGAGCTCGGGGAGCACGGCATCCGCGTGAACTGCGTCTCCCCCTTCGGCGTGGCCACGCCAATGCTGGTGAACGCGTGGCGCCACGGACACCATggcgaggacgaggaagagggCGCGCTGCCGGCGCCGGTGAGCGCGGAGGAGGTAGAGAAGGCGGAGGAGATGGTGCGGGGCATGGCGACGCTCAAGGGCCCGACGCTGAGAGCGGGGGACATCGCAGAGGCGGCACTGTTCCTGGCCAGCGACGAGTCGAGGTACGTGTCCGGGCACAacctcgtcgtcgacggcggcGTCACCACCTCCAGGAACGTCATCGGGCTGTGA